The proteins below are encoded in one region of Williamsoniiplasma luminosum:
- a CDS encoding alpha/beta hydrolase produces MKNFFEKRIYRKMFKKINKDLIKFFNLIGTFFCGVSNKKLKKHIYFYPEIRRMNKVMKKLFKQPSLQLSMSDNLIPFKFTTDDNVVLHGMQYITDQNSDKWMIACHGFGEDKYWALYSTKPFIELGYNILAFDFRNHGDSQKEQPVTMGILEQKDLLAAMKWLYENKSYKHLGLLGISMGAFVANIVQAKDEKLMKKYRLKFTISDVTYGSIQTLLLHIRNVFFKKLIGKKRIAQRINRIIQSQNDETNLDWNEIDVFKIYEKDGKKSSIPTLFTHGSNDWVTPPTDSYRLFIDRKSFSPNDEILIYNFSAHGFSLKEHLISQTYHWIKFENKVIGTDKQISINALEKMGIDQNTILNNQEEKYEIKTFYFSNEK; encoded by the coding sequence ATGAAAAATTTTTTTGAGAAAAGAATTTATCGAAAAATGTTCAAAAAAATTAATAAAGATTTAATCAAATTTTTTAATTTAATTGGAACTTTTTTTTGTGGTGTGAGTAACAAAAAATTAAAAAAACACATTTATTTTTACCCAGAAATTAGACGCATGAACAAGGTGATGAAAAAACTTTTCAAGCAACCATCACTCCAATTATCAATGTCAGATAATTTGATTCCGTTTAAATTTACAACTGATGATAATGTGGTTTTACATGGTATGCAATATATCACAGATCAAAACAGTGATAAATGAATGATTGCATGCCATGGTTTTGGCGAAGATAAATATTGAGCGTTATATTCAACAAAACCATTTATTGAATTGGGATATAATATTCTTGCTTTTGATTTTAGAAATCATGGTGATAGTCAAAAAGAACAACCAGTCACAATGGGGATTTTGGAACAAAAAGATCTGTTGGCTGCCATGAAATGATTGTATGAAAATAAGAGTTATAAACACTTGGGATTATTAGGAATTAGTATGGGTGCTTTTGTTGCAAATATTGTTCAAGCAAAAGATGAAAAATTAATGAAAAAATACCGCTTAAAATTTACCATAAGTGATGTCACTTATGGTTCGATTCAAACATTGTTGTTGCATATTAGAAATGTTTTTTTCAAAAAATTAATTGGAAAAAAACGCATTGCCCAAAGAATAAATAGAATTATTCAATCTCAAAATGATGAAACCAATTTAGATTGAAATGAAATTGATGTCTTTAAAATTTATGAAAAAGATGGAAAAAAATCATCAATTCCAACCTTGTTCACACATGGGTCCAATGATTGAGTCACACCACCAACAGACAGTTATCGTTTATTCATTGATCGAAAATCGTTTTCACCAAATGATGAAATCTTAATTTATAATTTTTCAGCCCATGGTTTTTCATTGAAAGAGCATTTGATATCTCAAACATATCACTGAATTAAATTTGAAAATAAAGTGATCGGAACTGACAAACAAATAAGCATCAACGCATTAGAAAAAATGGGCATTGATCAAAATACAATTTTAAATAATCAAGAAGAAAAATATGAAATTAAAACATTCTATTTTTCTAATGAAAAATAA
- a CDS encoding MurR/RpiR family transcriptional regulator, protein MRSFLGKLATIDKNKLTTRETKIVDYIKKNLQMIVATNMKIVTLSQEVETGYSAIYGLLKKLNIQGYRDFSISLANDAEAIEIDISKNDEHVTNGYISMIQHNYSLLEKKVMFETLKLIKNTSRLYIVYWESVLRGATTELANFFYSQKLPVILLDSDWDTINQRVLDADKGDLFIFYTKYGTSLHLEKVITRIKDKNAKVVFVSGRIPSPQIQKNSDSVHTLVIDNVDENKEVVLSKSVPFHYFNDLLIYHYNHITKK, encoded by the coding sequence ATGAGATCATTTCTTGGAAAATTAGCCACAATTGATAAAAATAAATTAACAACTCGTGAGACAAAAATCGTTGATTATATTAAGAAAAATTTACAAATGATTGTTGCAACAAATATGAAAATTGTAACCTTATCACAAGAGGTAGAAACAGGTTATTCAGCAATCTACGGATTGCTGAAAAAATTGAATATTCAAGGATATCGTGATTTTTCTATTTCATTGGCAAATGATGCAGAAGCGATTGAAATCGATATCTCTAAAAATGATGAACATGTAACAAATGGATACATTAGTATGATTCAACATAACTATTCATTGCTTGAAAAAAAGGTCATGTTTGAAACATTGAAATTAATCAAAAATACATCTCGATTGTATATAGTTTATTGAGAAAGTGTTTTAAGAGGGGCAACAACAGAGCTTGCTAATTTCTTTTATTCTCAAAAATTACCAGTCATTTTATTGGACTCGGATTGAGACACAATTAACCAAAGAGTTTTAGATGCTGATAAAGGTGATTTATTTATTTTTTACACAAAATATGGGACATCATTGCATTTGGAAAAAGTGATCACCAGAATCAAAGATAAAAATGCAAAAGTTGTTTTCGTTTCGGGAAGAATCCCTTCACCTCAAATTCAAAAAAACTCTGATTCGGTTCATACATTAGTTATTGATAATGTTGATGAAAATAAAGAAGTCGTACTTTCTAAGTCAGTTCCATTCCACTATTTCAATGATTTATTAATCTATCACTATAACCACATTACAAAAAAATAA
- the tsaD gene encoding tRNA (adenosine(37)-N6)-threonylcarbamoyltransferase complex transferase subunit TsaD, with amino-acid sequence MKILAIESSCDEFSIGVIENDKILCNVVSSQIENHKQFGGVVPELAARLHLENLNWVLNEVQEKIKLDWNTIDQVAYTANPGLLGSLIIGKMVAETIGTYLDVPIVPLDHIEGHIFASSIDNDFVYPVLALIVSGGHTQIELVKSPNNFEIIGSTIDDAIGESYDKVARVLGFDYPGGPQVDKLAQLGTPTYQLPLSKNDQSYDFSYSGLKTAAINLIHNLNQKQEPIKINDFCASFQEAATKVIAMKLERAIQEYKPQTLTVGGGVSANSRIRTTIMELGKKYQIHKTIIPKFEYCTDNGAMMAQLAYAKFTEK; translated from the coding sequence ATGAAAATATTAGCAATTGAATCAAGTTGTGATGAGTTTTCAATTGGGGTGATTGAAAATGATAAAATTCTTTGCAACGTTGTTTCTTCACAAATTGAAAACCACAAACAGTTTGGTGGCGTGGTTCCAGAATTGGCGGCCCGATTACATTTAGAAAATCTCAATTGAGTTTTAAATGAGGTTCAAGAAAAAATTAAACTTGATTGAAACACAATTGATCAAGTCGCGTACACTGCCAATCCTGGATTATTAGGATCATTAATTATCGGAAAAATGGTTGCTGAAACAATTGGAACATATTTAGATGTTCCAATTGTTCCGCTTGATCATATTGAAGGACATATTTTCGCATCATCAATTGACAATGATTTTGTTTACCCTGTCCTTGCTTTGATTGTAAGTGGGGGTCATACCCAAATTGAATTAGTGAAATCACCCAACAATTTTGAGATTATTGGTTCAACAATTGATGATGCAATTGGTGAAAGTTATGACAAGGTGGCACGTGTTCTGGGGTTTGATTATCCTGGTGGACCACAAGTCGATAAACTTGCTCAATTAGGAACTCCAACTTACCAATTACCTTTGAGTAAAAATGATCAAAGTTATGATTTTTCATACTCAGGCTTAAAAACAGCAGCGATTAATTTGATTCATAATCTCAATCAAAAACAAGAACCGATTAAAATCAATGATTTTTGTGCTTCTTTTCAAGAAGCAGCAACAAAAGTGATTGCGATGAAATTAGAAAGAGCAATTCAAGAATATAAACCACAAACTTTAACAGTTGGTGGTGGGGTGTCGGCAAATAGTCGAATTAGAACCACAATCATGGAATTGGGAAAAAAATATCAAATTCATAAAACAATCATTCCTAAATTTGAGTATTGCACTGACAATGGTGCCATGATGGCCCAACTTGCATATGCTAAATTCACCGAAAAATAG
- the trmB gene encoding tRNA (guanosine(46)-N7)-methyltransferase TrmB, giving the protein MRLRNKKWTHDFLENHAEFLIDWTEDKKINSINFFQNSQPISLEIGSGKGQFLIENALQNPGINFIAMEKEKTVVGVALKKAIQTLGKEKMTNLKFLNKFAENLLMMFEPNSVDQIYLNFSDPWPKTRDAKKRLTHVNFLEIYSQILKPNGILQLKTDNDGLFEFSLEQLKETKNWKLLVETKDLYDDQKLLIGNIPTEYETKFNQLNKNINMYRIQNVKK; this is encoded by the coding sequence ATGAGATTAAGAAATAAGAAATGAACTCATGATTTTTTAGAAAATCATGCTGAATTTTTGATTGATTGAACAGAAGATAAAAAAATCAATTCGATAAATTTTTTCCAAAATTCACAACCAATTTCACTTGAAATTGGTTCTGGTAAAGGGCAATTTCTGATTGAAAATGCTTTGCAAAATCCAGGCATTAATTTTATTGCAATGGAAAAAGAAAAGACTGTTGTTGGGGTTGCATTAAAAAAAGCGATTCAAACATTAGGCAAAGAAAAGATGACTAATTTAAAATTTTTAAATAAGTTTGCCGAGAATTTATTAATGATGTTTGAACCAAATAGTGTGGATCAAATTTATTTAAACTTTTCAGATCCTTGACCAAAAACAAGGGATGCTAAAAAACGATTAACTCATGTGAATTTTTTAGAAATCTATTCCCAAATTTTAAAACCCAATGGGATTTTACAACTAAAAACTGATAATGATGGATTGTTCGAATTTAGCTTAGAACAATTAAAAGAAACCAAAAATTGAAAATTACTGGTTGAAACAAAAGATTTATATGATGATCAAAAACTTTTAATCGGCAATATTCCAACCGAATATGAAACCAAATTTAATCAATTAAATAAGAATATTAATATGTACCGCATTCAGAATGTAAAAAAATAA
- the mgtE gene encoding magnesium transporter, with protein MLEISDLKEQLIQAAINNDLNEVRNIAKKSQQVDFAEVLGELNERLILRIFRMLNKEDETDIFSYLKPEIQEFIIRSFSSKEVEEIVKDLYSDDLVDLIDELPATIVKKVLRAASPKIRAEINNILKYEEDTAGGIMTVNFIEIKEKDSIEKTIKYVREIHEEFETIDTLFVLDDYGHLKGFVELKDLIFNSPKTKIKEIMETRLLYVNSTADQEEVANMFKRYDVTSIPVVDDSNKMIGIITVDDIVDVIEKETSEDMNKMAGIKHDDQNYFDLSIFKMFKSRTLWLVLLLVLGTITQILTMVFYNLYLGDVTSLPVTSKAYIGIVLLAPMAIVIAGVIGLYGSQSATIMMRALTLREVKKKTIKTFLMKEFITTMLVALILIVVNIVRLLIVYVVQVGEINTIVWELIGVSSITILISILVAGIIATLAPIIAKALKIDPANATGPFITLVIDIITISVFFGIGLAFF; from the coding sequence ATGTTAGAAATATCGGATCTGAAAGAGCAGTTAATTCAAGCTGCGATAAATAATGATTTAAATGAAGTAAGAAATATCGCCAAAAAATCACAACAAGTTGATTTTGCAGAAGTTTTGGGAGAATTAAACGAAAGACTAATTTTGCGAATCTTCAGAATGTTAAACAAGGAAGATGAAACTGATATTTTTTCTTATCTGAAACCCGAAATTCAAGAATTTATTATCAGATCTTTTTCTTCAAAAGAAGTCGAAGAAATTGTTAAAGATTTATACAGTGATGATTTAGTTGATTTAATCGATGAACTACCAGCCACAATTGTAAAAAAAGTTTTAAGAGCAGCATCTCCTAAAATCCGTGCAGAAATTAATAACATTCTTAAGTATGAAGAAGACACTGCTGGTGGAATTATGACTGTGAATTTCATTGAAATCAAAGAGAAAGATTCAATTGAAAAAACAATCAAATATGTCCGAGAAATTCATGAAGAATTTGAAACAATTGATACGTTATTTGTGTTAGATGATTATGGTCATTTAAAAGGTTTTGTGGAATTAAAAGATTTGATTTTTAATTCCCCAAAAACCAAAATCAAAGAGATTATGGAAACTAGACTTTTATATGTCAATTCAACAGCCGATCAAGAAGAAGTGGCCAATATGTTCAAACGTTATGATGTCACAAGTATTCCTGTGGTTGATGATTCAAATAAAATGATCGGAATTATCACAGTTGATGATATTGTGGATGTGATTGAAAAAGAAACATCTGAAGACATGAATAAAATGGCTGGAATTAAACATGATGATCAAAACTATTTTGATTTAAGCATTTTTAAAATGTTTAAATCAAGAACACTTTGATTAGTTCTTTTATTAGTTTTAGGAACCATTACCCAAATTCTAACAATGGTTTTTTATAATTTATATCTTGGTGATGTTACTAGTTTACCAGTCACTTCTAAAGCATATATTGGAATTGTTTTATTGGCTCCAATGGCGATTGTGATTGCTGGGGTGATTGGTCTTTACGGAAGCCAATCTGCAACAATTATGATGCGGGCATTAACACTTCGTGAAGTGAAGAAAAAAACCATTAAAACTTTTCTAATGAAAGAATTTATCACAACCATGCTTGTGGCACTAATTTTAATAGTGGTAAATATTGTCCGACTTCTAATTGTTTATGTTGTTCAAGTTGGAGAAATAAACACAATCGTTTGAGAACTAATTGGGGTTTCTTCAATCACGATTTTGATTTCAATTCTGGTGGCTGGAATCATTGCCACATTAGCACCAATTATTGCCAAAGCTTTGAAAATAGACCCAGCAAATGCAACAGGTCCATTTATCACTTTGGTGATTGACATCATTACAATTTCTGTCTTTTTTGGAATTGGATTAGCATTTTTTTAA
- a CDS encoding IS3 family transposase: MKGSVEFFMSKQLTTSEWVEIVEIYNKKGIDLAVTEYLKTRDKNLHLKDARKRIRKKAKLLDNLGMQEYKKKKINGRPLKRDDSDIPGIIDKLNEEQKREIIEHWIKDQRDKEKKEKLSDFSTLTNSLKAEVLSLHRTTMYKKHITKTYKYDYLKAEVVKIFNESKKIYGSRKIAIILGENGISISDRTLRNYMIRWGIATLTRQKKRKSEQKNTKVKYVDQVNRNYNPEKDNIVATDVSYIPANTQQNFVYLSVVISHKTKLIESWKLSYLNDTKLVLDTIDELKRTNFIFHSDHGIQYSSYQVIEKLRNMSGITSMSRIGNSLDNREAEYFFSCLKGEYLNHIKTKTMGLEEIHKHIAEYIEWYNSKRIQKRLNWKTPAYASALNS, encoded by the coding sequence ATGAAAGGAAGTGTGGAATTTTTTATGTCCAAACAATTAACAACAAGTGAGTGAGTAGAAATTGTAGAAATTTACAATAAAAAAGGGATTGATCTAGCGGTTACTGAATATTTAAAAACAAGAGATAAAAATTTACATTTAAAAGACGCGAGAAAAAGAATTAGAAAAAAAGCCAAATTATTAGATAATTTAGGTATGCAAGAATACAAAAAGAAAAAAATTAATGGGAGACCTTTAAAAAGAGATGACTCGGATATTCCGGGTATTATAGATAAATTGAATGAGGAACAAAAAAGAGAAATCATTGAACACTGAATAAAAGATCAACGAGATAAAGAAAAGAAAGAAAAGTTGAGCGATTTTTCTACTTTAACAAATTCTTTAAAAGCTGAGGTTTTATCACTCCATAGAACAACAATGTATAAGAAACATATTACAAAAACATATAAATACGATTACTTAAAAGCTGAGGTTGTAAAAATCTTTAATGAAAGCAAAAAAATATATGGGAGTAGAAAAATTGCGATAATCCTTGGTGAAAATGGGATTTCCATTAGTGATAGAACGCTAAGAAATTACATGATTAGATGGGGAATAGCCACTTTAACTAGACAAAAGAAAAGAAAATCTGAGCAAAAAAACACTAAAGTGAAATATGTTGATCAAGTAAATAGAAATTATAATCCAGAAAAAGATAACATTGTCGCAACCGATGTTTCTTATATTCCTGCCAATACACAGCAAAATTTTGTATATTTATCAGTCGTGATCAGTCACAAAACTAAACTAATAGAATCATGAAAATTATCTTATTTAAATGACACAAAACTTGTATTAGATACAATTGATGAACTAAAAAGAACAAACTTTATTTTTCACTCTGATCATGGAATCCAATATTCCTCATACCAAGTTATTGAAAAATTAAGAAACATGAGTGGAATAACATCTATGAGTCGAATTGGTAATTCTTTAGATAATAGAGAGGCTGAATATTTCTTTAGTTGCCTAAAAGGAGAATACCTTAATCATATAAAAACCAAAACAATGGGTTTAGAAGAAATCCATAAGCATATTGCAGAATATATAGAATGATATAATTCTAAAAGAATACAAAAAAGATTGAATTGAAAAACGCCAGCTTATGCCAGCGCTCTAAATTCATAA
- a CDS encoding PTS transporter subunit EIIC, which translates to MAIMSTLSRAFLLPIALLPIAGVFLGIGALIASKTTELSTGWYIGSTIKAMGDVAFGNLPILFAMSVALAYSKESGIAALTAVVGFLVMNAMQGALLQHHDAVDGNSAYYTLLFYNGSSEVLKVPDKLIASNLGVTSLNTGVFAGIFVGAMSAYAYNKFRTKKLPAGIDFFGGTRLVPIVTFFMVIPLSFIFMIVWPIIGIGLSYFGNWTGTLPTGVDSLVFEIVERSLVPFGLHHVFYAPLWWTQAGGSISEALQNAGRQWDINRDLILNSSWLPTFLSGSEMNFDQWIQQYLLLPKHANVEGMTPIQAMQAILDFWKTQGLAGIKLFDANGDQYMMQAVIGGSSMMNFTLLENLGLNLGRFQSGKFGFMLLGLPMAGLAMWLTVPKENRKSVMGIYFSAAFTCFLTGITEPLEYSFLFLAPWLFYGVHMPLAATSFFLAGALQTHVSMTVSGGIIDYIVFGIIPFASGLMKWQSAFGILVVAAAMAPLYFFAFYFSVKAGKVEVPGREGAKLFTKADFQAKKAEPKVEKTVDEKPEVKVEVKATVATPVQKETIKVEQPKTEVKVEQPKTEVAKKVEQPKVEKKTEPKVAKPKQPKTEVKDLTNDLVKKYDAKLSTKKIVDEEAHAKLDIKSRAKVDGSAEITEARSELQKHASSLRAEAKKQGIKLKDANLRNMTKKELIVYMKNTALKINS; encoded by the coding sequence ATGGCTATCATGTCAACATTGAGTAGAGCCTTTTTGTTACCAATCGCGTTATTACCAATCGCGGGTGTATTCTTGGGAATTGGAGCATTAATTGCTTCAAAAACCACTGAATTATCTACAGGGTGATACATTGGTTCAACAATTAAAGCAATGGGAGATGTTGCATTTGGAAACTTACCAATTCTATTTGCAATGTCAGTTGCTTTAGCTTACTCAAAAGAATCAGGAATTGCTGCTTTAACAGCAGTTGTTGGATTCTTAGTTATGAACGCAATGCAAGGTGCATTGCTACAACATCATGATGCAGTAGACGGAAATTCAGCTTACTATACTCTATTATTTTATAATGGATCATCAGAAGTATTAAAAGTTCCGGACAAACTAATTGCTTCTAATTTAGGAGTAACATCACTAAATACAGGAGTCTTTGCCGGAATCTTTGTCGGTGCTATGTCAGCATATGCCTATAATAAATTTAGAACAAAAAAACTACCAGCAGGGATTGATTTTTTTGGGGGGACAAGACTTGTACCAATCGTTACATTCTTCATGGTTATCCCTCTATCATTCATTTTCATGATCGTATGACCAATCATTGGTATTGGTTTATCATATTTTGGAAACTGAACAGGAACACTTCCAACAGGAGTTGATTCATTAGTGTTTGAAATCGTAGAACGTTCATTAGTACCTTTTGGTCTACACCACGTATTCTACGCACCACTATGATGAACTCAAGCTGGGGGATCGATTTCAGAAGCATTACAAAATGCTGGAAGACAATGAGATATTAATCGTGACTTGATTCTTAATTCATCATGATTACCAACATTCTTAAGTGGATCAGAAATGAATTTTGATCAATGAATCCAACAATATTTACTTTTACCTAAACATGCCAATGTTGAAGGTATGACTCCAATTCAAGCTATGCAAGCAATTCTTGATTTCTGAAAAACTCAAGGTCTTGCAGGAATTAAATTGTTTGATGCTAACGGGGATCAATACATGATGCAAGCTGTTATTGGTGGTAGCTCAATGATGAACTTTACATTATTGGAAAACTTAGGATTAAACCTTGGACGTTTCCAATCAGGTAAGTTTGGATTTATGCTATTAGGATTACCAATGGCTGGATTAGCAATGTGATTAACAGTGCCAAAAGAAAACCGTAAATCAGTTATGGGGATTTATTTCTCAGCTGCGTTTACTTGTTTCTTAACAGGAATTACAGAACCACTAGAATATTCATTCTTATTCTTAGCGCCATGATTATTCTATGGAGTGCATATGCCATTGGCAGCCACTTCATTCTTCTTAGCAGGAGCATTGCAAACTCACGTTTCAATGACTGTTTCTGGTGGAATCATCGATTACATCGTATTTGGAATTATTCCATTTGCATCAGGATTGATGAAATGACAATCAGCATTTGGAATTCTGGTTGTTGCCGCTGCCATGGCCCCACTTTACTTCTTCGCTTTCTACTTCTCAGTAAAAGCAGGAAAAGTTGAAGTGCCAGGTCGTGAAGGAGCAAAACTATTTACTAAAGCAGATTTTCAAGCTAAAAAAGCTGAACCAAAAGTTGAAAAAACAGTTGATGAAAAACCTGAAGTAAAAGTTGAAGTGAAAGCTACAGTTGCAACTCCAGTTCAAAAAGAAACTATCAAAGTTGAACAACCAAAAACTGAAGTTAAAGTTGAACAACCAAAAACTGAAGTTGCAAAAAAAGTTGAACAACCAAAAGTTGAAAAGAAAACTGAACCAAAAGTTGCAAAACCAAAACAACCAAAAACTGAAGTAAAAGATTTAACAAATGATTTAGTTAAAAAATATGATGCTAAATTATCAACTAAAAAAATCGTTGATGAAGAAGCACATGCTAAATTAGATATTAAATCACGTGCTAAAGTTGATGGATCAGCTGAAATCACAGAAGCAAGAAGCGAATTACAAAAACACGCTTCATCACTTCGTGCCGAAGCAAAAAAACAAGGGATTAAATTAAAAGATGCAAATCTACGTAATATGACTAAAAAAGAACTTATTGTGTACATGAAAAATACAGCATTAAAAATTAATTCTTAA
- the smpB gene encoding SsrA-binding protein SmpB: MSEKIIAQNRKAYFHYEILEKIEAGLVLSGPEIKSIRNHDVTLEGSFILIRKGECFILNMHIKKYEYANYVAGIEETRTRKLLLHQKQIKKLGEEIQLKRLVIVPLKLYFQEGLVKLEIGLGRPKKLYDKRQTIKQRDLDRKAKSNKY; encoded by the coding sequence ATGAGTGAAAAAATTATTGCACAAAATAGAAAAGCTTATTTTCATTATGAAATTTTAGAAAAAATTGAAGCAGGTCTAGTCTTAAGTGGACCTGAAATCAAATCAATTCGAAATCACGATGTCACACTTGAAGGGAGTTTTATTTTAATTCGTAAAGGTGAATGTTTTATTTTAAACATGCATATTAAAAAATATGAATATGCTAATTATGTTGCTGGAATTGAAGAAACCAGAACACGTAAATTATTACTGCATCAAAAACAAATCAAAAAACTTGGTGAAGAAATTCAATTAAAACGTTTAGTCATTGTGCCATTGAAATTATATTTTCAAGAAGGTTTAGTCAAGCTTGAAATTGGATTAGGACGACCAAAAAAACTTTATGACAAACGACAAACAATTAAACAACGTGATTTAGATCGTAAAGCTAAATCTAATAAATATTAA
- the rnr gene encoding ribonuclease R, whose amino-acid sequence MKETIIQTLKSNDFKISIEDLAQKLKVKDLFELNQDLDSLIHDFKIIKTQNQNIYLLENSKYKAGTLKMNPKGFGFVNDLTQLDADDFFVPPTMTNGAIGSDVIVYQVSKGRDDKIFAEIIEIAERTKEMVIGEIVKSRDGQFLDFIPTDLSLSNFRVVMVNKRDFELKPNMLFKAKILEAKDRKLFVRLKKMIGDSTKAADRILSIAEEFNIKTEFGYKTIKNAEEVNIPVIKEQDEIKRREKTSLIDTMLVTIDGSDSKDLDDSIYVEKVKDGYKLIVAIADVSHYVKPRSPLDNEALLRGNSTYLANKVLPMLPKILSDDLCSLNPNTEKFALACEMMFDQNGNLISKKVYETIMISKARLTYSEVNEYFANKHWTKQPEVAQMLDVAKELYLAIAKIKAANGMINLDVREAKVVMDKDSNVLEIKARETGESEKLIENFMVSANEAVAELIFEKELPFIYRNHQKPEESSLVEWYATIKSFGIDPKLTNLEMIDPKNLNKTLMQIDNQISDPISNELLHLSLLRHMEKAKYGLENVGHFGLASKCYTHFTSPIRRYSDLMVHRYLKQYIIQNEKRDFILQSNQEFINKACPIINETEITSVDCEREVVKVCMVEYLSDKVGRVFDGTISIALKFGFFVQLENMVEGLVHISTLGDGLVYDEKLQTLTKPDNTFYRMGQKVKIKLVGADIKKRTIDFELVK is encoded by the coding sequence ATGAAAGAAACAATTATCCAAACTTTAAAATCAAATGATTTTAAAATCTCAATTGAAGATTTAGCACAGAAATTAAAGGTCAAAGATTTATTCGAATTAAATCAAGATTTAGATAGTTTGATCCATGATTTTAAAATTATCAAAACACAAAACCAAAACATTTATTTGTTAGAAAATTCTAAATATAAAGCTGGAACTTTAAAGATGAATCCTAAAGGTTTTGGTTTTGTAAATGATCTTACTCAACTTGATGCTGATGATTTTTTTGTGCCTCCAACAATGACCAATGGGGCAATCGGAAGTGATGTGATTGTTTACCAAGTTTCAAAAGGTAGAGATGACAAAATTTTTGCTGAAATTATTGAAATCGCTGAACGCACAAAAGAAATGGTGATTGGTGAGATCGTAAAATCGAGAGATGGTCAATTTTTAGACTTCATTCCAACAGATTTATCACTTTCCAATTTTAGAGTTGTGATGGTGAATAAAAGAGATTTCGAACTAAAACCAAACATGTTATTTAAAGCTAAAATTTTAGAAGCAAAAGATCGCAAACTTTTTGTTAGATTGAAAAAAATGATCGGTGATTCAACAAAAGCAGCTGACAGAATTTTATCAATTGCTGAAGAATTTAATATTAAAACTGAATTTGGATATAAAACAATCAAAAATGCTGAAGAAGTAAATATTCCAGTGATCAAAGAACAAGATGAAATTAAAAGACGTGAAAAAACATCATTGATTGATACAATGCTTGTCACAATTGATGGATCAGATTCCAAAGATTTAGATGACTCAATTTATGTTGAAAAAGTCAAAGACGGATACAAATTAATTGTTGCGATTGCCGATGTTTCACATTATGTAAAACCAAGATCACCACTAGACAATGAAGCTTTGTTAAGAGGAAATTCAACATACTTAGCAAATAAAGTGTTACCAATGTTACCAAAAATTTTAAGTGATGATTTGTGTTCTTTGAACCCAAACACTGAAAAGTTTGCGCTAGCTTGTGAAATGATGTTTGATCAAAATGGAAATCTAATTTCTAAAAAAGTTTATGAAACTATCATGATTTCAAAAGCAAGATTAACATATAGTGAAGTGAATGAATATTTTGCAAATAAACATTGAACCAAACAACCAGAAGTTGCTCAAATGCTTGATGTGGCCAAAGAATTATATTTAGCAATTGCCAAAATAAAAGCAGCAAACGGAATGATTAATTTAGATGTTCGTGAAGCGAAAGTTGTCATGGACAAAGATTCAAATGTGCTTGAAATTAAAGCTCGTGAAACTGGTGAATCAGAAAAATTAATCGAAAACTTTATGGTTAGTGCAAACGAAGCAGTTGCTGAACTGATTTTTGAAAAGGAATTACCATTTATTTATCGTAACCACCAAAAACCAGAAGAAAGTTCTTTGGTTGAATGGTATGCAACAATCAAATCTTTTGGAATCGACCCTAAATTAACTAATTTAGAAATGATTGATCCAAAAAATTTAAACAAAACTTTAATGCAAATTGATAATCAAATTAGTGATCCAATTTCAAATGAGTTATTACACCTATCACTTCTAAGACATATGGAAAAAGCTAAATATGGTTTAGAAAATGTCGGTCATTTTGGTCTTGCTTCAAAATGTTATACCCACTTTACATCACCAATTCGTCGTTATTCAGATTTGATGGTTCATCGATATTTGAAACAATATATTATTCAAAATGAAAAACGAGATTTTATTTTACAATCTAATCAAGAATTCATTAATAAAGCTTGTCCAATTATCAATGAAACAGAAATCACATCTGTTGATTGTGAACGCGAAGTTGTGAAAGTTTGTATGGTCGAATACTTATCTGATAAAGTTGGACGTGTTTTTGATGGGACAATTTCGATTGCTTTAAAATTTGGATTTTTTGTTCAATTAGAAAATATGGTTGAAGGGCTTGTCCATATTTCAACATTGGGAGATGGTTTAGTTTATGATGAAAAACTTCAAACTCTAACCAAACCTGACAACACTTTTTATCGTATGGGACAAAAAGTGAAAATTAAATTAGTTGGTGCTGATATTAAAAAGAGAACAATAGATTTTGAACTAGTAAAATAA